Below is a window of Streptomyces sp. NBC_00223 DNA.
CCTTCTCCTCGGCGAGCACCGGCACCCCGGCCCGGAAGGGCTCGGCCGCGTCCGCCTCGGACCGGACGATCCACACGCCCTTGCCGTCGTAGCCGCCGCGCACGGTCTTCAGGACGACCGGGAAGCCGCCCAGCTCCGCGGCGAAGCGCGTCACGTCGGCGGGGTCGGCGACGATCCGGTTGCGCGGGCAGGGTGCCCCGATCTCGGCCAGCCTGGCCCGCATGACCCCCTTGTCCTGCGCGTGCACGAGCGCGTCGGGGCCGGGACGTACGGCGATGCCGTCGGCCTCCAGCGCCCGCAGATGGCCGGTCGGCACGTGCTCGTGGTCGAAGGTGATCACATCGCAGCCCGCGGCGAAGGCCCGCAGGGTGTCGAGGTCGCGGTAGTCACCGACGGTGACATCGGAGACCACCTGGGCGGCGGAGTCCTGCGGGGTGTCGCTCAGAAGCCTGAACCGGACGCCGAGCGGGATGCCCGCTTCGTGGGTCATGCGGGCGAGCTGGCCGCCGCCGACCATGCCGACTACGGGGAATGTCACGTTTCTTTCCTGCCGGAGGTGCGCGGTGGCTGTACGGGGCCGGGCCCCGGAAGATGGCACTACCAGGGTATCCGCCGTACGACCGCACGAATAACGGCCTTGGCCCGGCGTATTTTCGCACGGCGCGGTTAGCATGATGTGGATACGCCCACTGATGACACCCGGACCCCACCAGACACCGGGAACCCGACCCCCGACCCCCCACAGACAGGGCCGAGCGATCACATGAGCGGACTGCGCACGCTGCGTTCCAGGCTGGCCCTGCTGTACCGCGAGATCGCCAAGTTCGGCGCGGTGGGCGGTGCGGGCGTCCTGGTCAACATCGGGGTGTTCAACCTGGTCCGGCACAACACCGGGCTGCAGACCGTACGCGCCAGCATCGTGGCCACGATGGTGTCCATCGCCTTCAACTACGTCGGATTCCGGTACTTCACCTACCGTGACCGCGACCGTGCGGGCCGCACCAAGGAACTGAGCCTGTTCCTGTTCTTCAGCGCCATCGGCCTGGTGATCGAGAACGGTGTGCTCTACACGGCGACGTACGGATTCGGCTGGGACAGCCAGTTGCAGAGCAACGTCTTCAAGTTCCTCGGCATCGGGGTGGCCACGCTCTTCCGCTTCTGGTCCTACCGCACCTGGGTCTTCCGCTCGCTTCCCGCCCGGGAGGCCGTAGAACAAGCGGAGTCCTTCCTGACCGGGGAGAAGGGCGGCGAGGCCGTGAACGTCGGCAAGCAGAAGAAGAGGTCGGCCGACCGGATCGGCTGACCGGGTCTTTCACCCGCACGGCCTACCCGGACCGTACGGCCCACCCGGACCGTACGACCGCCCGCTCAGCCGATGACCTTCTCCTGCGGCGGCTGCGGCGGGATCTCCTGGGCCAGGAAGAGCGCGAAGACCGGCGGCCGCTGCTGGAGCAGTTCCAGCCGCCCGCCGTCCGCCTCGGCGAGGTCCCGGGCCACCGCGAGCCCGAGCCCGGTGGAGTTGCGGCCGCTGACCGTACGCTCGAAGACCCGCGCGCCGAGGTCGGGCGGCACTCCGGGGCCCTCGTCGGTCACCTCGACCACCGCCTGGTTGCCGGTGACCCGGGTGTGCAGGGTGACCGTGCCCGCGCCGTGCATCAGCGAGTTCTCGATCAAGGTGGCCAGCACCTGGGCCACCGCGCCCGGGGTGCCGACCGCCCGCAGCGACCGGGTGCCGGACAGCGCGATGGACCGGCCCTCGCTCCGGTAGGCCGGCCGCCACTCCTCCACCTGCTGTCTGATCACGTCGTCGAGCCGGAAGTCGACCGCAGAGCCGGTCCGCGGGTCGCGCGCGTTGGTCAGCAGCCGCTGGACGACGGCGGTGAGCCGTTCCACCTGGCTGAGCGCGATGGTCGCCTCCTCCTTGACCGCCTCCTGGTCGTCGGCGGTGGCCACGATCTCCTCAAGGCGCATCGACAGCGCGGTCAGCGGGGTCCGCAGCTGGTGCGAGGCGTCGGCGGCCAGCCGCCGCTCGGCGGTCAGCATCCGGCCGATCCGCTCGGCGCTGGCGTCCAGCACGTCCGCGATCCGGTCGAGTTCGGGCACGCCGTAGCGGCGGTGCCGGGGCCGCGGATCGCCGGAGCCGAGGCGTTCCGCGGTCTCGGCGAGGTCGGTGAGCGGGCTGGCCAGCCGCCGGGCCTGGCGGACCGCGAGCCCCACCGCGGCCAGCACGGCCAGCAGCGCCACCGCGAGGATCACCAGCAGGGTGCGGCCGATCTCCTGGCTGACGGTGGAGCGGGACTCCTCGACGGTGACCGACTCGCCGTGCTCGCCGTCCTGGGTGGAGGTGATCACCTTGCCGGTCGGCCGCCTGCCCAGATGGACCTCGGGGTGGCCGGGGACCCGGACCAGGGCGTAGCGGTTGTCGGCGACCTGGCGGTCAAGGCCCTTGGCGTCGATGCTCTCACCGGCCAGGATGCGGTTCTCCACGATCCCGACCAGCCGTACGGCCTCGGACTCGACGCCCTCGCTCGCGGTGCTCTCGATGCTCCTGGTCTCCACGAACACCAGGGACAGCCCGAAGACGGCGATGACGACGAGCACCACGGCCAGCGTGGACTGGATCAGACGGCGACGCACGGGCGGCGGGCGTCAGTTCTTCTCGAACCGGAAACCGACGCCCCGGACGGTGGAGATGAAACGGGGGTTGGCGGCGTCGTCGCCGAGCTTCTTGCGCAGCCAGGAGATGTGCATGTCGAGGGTCTTGGTGGACGACCACCAGGTGGTGTCCCAGACCTCGCGCATCAGCTGTTCCCTCGTCACCACCCGGCCGGCGTCCCGGACCAGCACCCGCAGCAGGTCGAACTCCTTCGCGGTGAGCTGGAGTTCGTCGTCGCCCATCCAGGCCCGGTGCGACTCGACGTCGATCCGCACGCCGTGGGTGGAGG
It encodes the following:
- a CDS encoding GtrA family protein, with the protein product MSGLRTLRSRLALLYREIAKFGAVGGAGVLVNIGVFNLVRHNTGLQTVRASIVATMVSIAFNYVGFRYFTYRDRDRAGRTKELSLFLFFSAIGLVIENGVLYTATYGFGWDSQLQSNVFKFLGIGVATLFRFWSYRTWVFRSLPAREAVEQAESFLTGEKGGEAVNVGKQKKRSADRIG
- a CDS encoding ATP-binding protein, which translates into the protein MRRRLIQSTLAVVLVVIAVFGLSLVFVETRSIESTASEGVESEAVRLVGIVENRILAGESIDAKGLDRQVADNRYALVRVPGHPEVHLGRRPTGKVITSTQDGEHGESVTVEESRSTVSQEIGRTLLVILAVALLAVLAAVGLAVRQARRLASPLTDLAETAERLGSGDPRPRHRRYGVPELDRIADVLDASAERIGRMLTAERRLAADASHQLRTPLTALSMRLEEIVATADDQEAVKEEATIALSQVERLTAVVQRLLTNARDPRTGSAVDFRLDDVIRQQVEEWRPAYRSEGRSIALSGTRSLRAVGTPGAVAQVLATLIENSLMHGAGTVTLHTRVTGNQAVVEVTDEGPGVPPDLGARVFERTVSGRNSTGLGLAVARDLAEADGGRLELLQQRPPVFALFLAQEIPPQPPQEKVIG